One window of Pieris napi chromosome 14, ilPieNapi1.2, whole genome shotgun sequence genomic DNA carries:
- the LOC125055705 gene encoding alaserpin-like has protein sequence MKLALFYLFSVAAVTIAVVLPGDLKRGNDAFTSRMFYEIVKENPQQSIVLSGYSVLTPLAQLALASEGESHDELLKAIGMPNDTAIIAAFSKAKRNLKTINGVELKTASKIYVTSKSEVYENFATTIRDVFDSEFKNVDFTQAQKTANEINAWVEEQTNKKIKDLVDPFSLDADTHAVLVNAIYFKGLWQKPFNHGNTYDQVFHITKLRSVTVPMMYQKSYFGYAEVLELDAKVLQMFYEGREASMILVLPNEIDGIDQLEEKLRDPSAIDRAIYNMYDTQVHVTIPKFKIETTTDLKNVLFKMNVTKLFEPGQARLSKMLKEWDDLFISDAIQKAFIEVNEDGAEGAAANDFNSIASPDFQLPVTFFANRPFYFEIRVNDVPIFNGVKAE, from the exons ATGAAGCTcgctttattttatt TGTTTTCTGTGGCCGCCGTCACGATCGCCGTGGTACTACCGGGAGACCTCAAAAGGGGAAATGATGCATTTACATCGAGAATGTTTTAT GAAATAGTGAAGGAGAATCCACAACAGAGTATAGTGCTGTCAGGATACTCTGTACTGACCCCATTGGCCCAGCTCGCCTTGGCCTCTGAGGGTGAATCGCACGACGAACTTCTGAAGGCCATTGGCATGCCCAACGATACTGCG ATAATAGCTGCGTTTTCAAAGGCCAAAAGAAACTTAAAAACCATAAATGGAGTGGAACTTAAAACAGCAAGTAAAATATACGTCACGTCCAAATCTGAAGTATATGAAAACTTTGCAACGACCATCCGTGACGTGTTTGATTCCGAATTCAAAAATGTAGATTTTACTCAAGCACAGAAAACCGCTAACGAAATCAACGCTTgg GTTGAAGAACaaacgaataaaaaaattaaagatctCGTTGACCCGTTTTCCTTGGATGCCGATACTCATGCTGTTCTTGTCAACGCTATCTACTTTAag GGTCTCTGGCAGAAGCCGTTCAACCATGGCAATACATACGACCAGGTGTTCCATATTACTAAATTGAGATCAGTAACAGTTCCGATGATGTACCAAAAATCTTATTTCGGTTACGCGGAGGTTTTAGAATTAGACGCTAAG GTCCTCCAAATGTTCTATGAAGGTCGTGAAGCATCTATGATACTGGTGCTCCCCAATGAAATCGATGGAATAGACCAGCTAGAGGAGAAATTACGAGACCCATCAGCAATCGACAGAGCCATTTATAACATGTACGATACACAAGTCCATGTCACAATTCCTAAGTTCAAAATTGAAACTACAACAGAcctgaaaaatgttttatttaag ATGAACGTTACGAAACTATTTGAACCCGGACAAGCCCGTTTAAGTAAAATGCTAAAGGAATGGGATGACTTATTTATATCTGACGCCATACAGAAGGCTTTCATTGAAGTCAATGAGGATGGCGCAGAAGGTGCAGCAGCCAACG ATTTCAATAGTATAGCCAGTCCTGACTTCCAACTGCCGGTTACATTCTTTGCTAATAGACCATTTTACTTTGAAATAAGAGTAAACGATGTACCCATTTTTAATGGTGTTAAAGCTGAATAA
- the LOC125055700 gene encoding alaserpin-like isoform X1 produces MKIALFYLFSVAAVTIAVVLPGDLKRGNDAFTSRMFYEIVKENPQQSVVLSGYSVLTPLAQLALASEGESHDKLLKAIGMPNDTAIIAAFSKAKRNLKTINGVELKTASKIYVTSKSEVYENFATTIRDVFDSEFKNVDFTQAQKTANEINAWVEEQTNKKIKDLVDPFSLDADTHAVLVNAIYFKGLWQKPFNHGNTYDQVFHITKLRSVTVPMMYQKSYFGYAEVLELDAKVLQMFYEGREASMILVLPNEIDGITQLEEKLRDPSAIDRAIHNMYDTQVHVTIPKFKIETTTDLKNVLLKMNVTKLFEPGQARLSKMLLEWDDLFITDAIQKAFIEVNEDGAEAAAANVINTYGALPDFQPPVTFFANRPFYFEIRINDVPIFNGVKAE; encoded by the exons TGTTTTCTGTGGCCGCCGTCACGATCGCCGTGGTACTACCGGGAGACCTCAAAAGGGGAAATGATGCATTTACATCGAGAATGTTTTAT GAAATAGTGAAGGAGAATCCACAACAAAGTGTAGTGCTGTCAGGATACTCTGTACTGACCCCATTGGCCCAGCTCGCCTTGGCCTCTGAGGGTGAATCGCACGACAAACTTCTGAAGGCCATTGGCATGCCCAACGATACTGCG ATAATAGCTGCGTTTTCAAAGGCCAAAAGAAACTTAAAAACCATAAATGGAGTGGAACTTAAAACAGCAAGTAAAATATACGTCACGTCCAAATCTGAAGTATATGAAAACTTTGCAACGACCATCCGTGACGTGTTTGATTCCGAATTCAAAAATGTAGATTTTACTCAAGCACAGAAAACCGCTAACGAAATCAACGCTTgg GTTGAAGAACaaacgaataaaaaaattaaagatctCGTTGACCCGTTTTCCTTGGATGCCGATACTCATGCTGTTCTTGTCAACGCTATCTACTTTAag GGTCTCTGGCAGAAGCCGTTCAACCATGGCAATACATACGACCAGGTGTTCCATATTACTAAATTGAGATCAGTAACAGTTCCGATGATGTACCAAAAATCTTATTTCGGTTACGCGGAGGTTCTAGAATTAGACGCTAAG GTCCTCCAAATGTTCTATGAAGGTCGTGAAGCATCCATGATACTGGTGCTCCCCAATGAAATCGATGGAATAACCCAGCTAGAGGAGAAATTACGAGACCCATCAGCAATCGACAGAGCCATTCATAACATGTACGATACACAAGTCCATGTCACAATTCCTAAGTTCAAAATTGAAACTACAACAGACctgaaaaatgttttactaaaG aTGAACGTTACGAAACTATTTGAACCCGGACAAGCCCGTTTAAGTAAAATGCTACTGGAATGGGATGACTTATTTATAACTGACGCCATACAGAAGGCTTTCATTGAAGTCAATGAGGATGGCGCAGAAGCTGCAGCAGCCAACG TTATCAATACTTACGGAGCCCTTCCTGACTTCCAACCGCCGGTTACATTCTTTGCTAATAGACCATTTTACTTTGAAATAAGGATAAACGATGTACCCATTTTTAACGGTGTTAAAGCTGAATAA
- the LOC125055703 gene encoding alaserpin-like: MKLALFYLFSVAAVTIAVNVPTDLKSGNDAFTSRMFYEIVKYNPQQSVVLSGYSVLTPLAQLALASEGESHHQLLKAIGMPNDNAIIAAFSEAKRNLKTINGVELKTASKIYVTSKSEVYENFATTIRDVFDSEFKNVDFTQAQKTANEINAWVEEQTNKKIKDLVNPYSLNANTHAVLVNAIYFKGLWQKPFNHGNTYDQVFHITKERSVTVPMMYQKSYFNYVEVPELDAKVLQMFYEGREASMILVLPNEIDGIIQLAEKLRDPSAVDRAIYNMYYRQVHVTIPKFKIETTTNLRLVLSNMNVTKLFVPGQARLSKMLMEWDDLFITDAIQKAFIEVNEDGAEAAAANEFDGMTASLDSQPPVTFFANRPFYFEIRVNDIPIFNGVKAE; this comes from the exons ATGAAGCTcgctttattttatt TGTTTTCTGTGGCCGCCGTCACAATCGCCGTGAATGTGCCGACAGACCTCAAAAGCGGTAATGATGCGTTTACATCGAGAATGTTTTAT GAAATAGTGAAGTATAATCCACAACAGAGTGTAGTGCTGTCAGGATACTCTGTACTGACCCCATTGGCCCAGCTCGCCTTGGCCTCTGAGGGTGAATCGCACCACCAACTTTTGAAGGCCATTGGCATGCCCAACGATAATGCG ATAATAGCTGCGTTTTCAGAGGCCAAAAGAAACTTAAAAACCATAAATGGAGTGGAACTTAAAACAGCAAGTAAAATATACGTCACGTCCAAATCTGAAGTATATGAAAACTTTGCAACGACCATCCGTGACGTGTTTGATTCCGAATTCAAAAATGTAGACTTTACTCAAGCACAGAAAACCGCTAACGAAATCAACGCTTgg GTTGaagaacaaacaaataaaaaaattaaagatctCGTTAACCCGTATTCCTTGAATGCCAATACTCATGCTGTTCTTGTCAACGCTATCTACTTTAag GGTCTCTGGCAGAAGCCGTTCAACCATGGCAATACATACGACCAGGTGTTCCATATTACTAAAGAGAGATCAGTAACAGTTCCGATGATGTACCAAAAATCTTATTTCAATTACGTGGAGGTTCCAGAATTAGACGCTAAG GTCCTCCAAATGTTCTATGAAGGTCGTGAAGCATCCATGATACTGGTGCTCCCCAATGAAATCGATGGAATAATCCAGCTAGCGGAGAAATTACGAGACCCATCAGCAGTCGACAGAGCCATTTATAACATGTACTATAGACAAGTCCATGTCACAATTCCTAAGTTCAAAATTGAAACTACAACAAATCTGAGACTTGTTTTATCaaat aTGAACGTTACGAAACTATTTGTACCCGGACAAGCCCGTTTAAGTAAAATGCTAATGGAATGGGATGACTTATTTATAACTGATGCCATACAGAAGGCTTTCATTGAAGTCAATGAGGATGGCGCAGAAGCTGCAGCAGCCAACG AATTTGATGGTATGACAGCCAGTCTTGACTCACAACCGCCGGTTACATTCTTTGCTAATAGACCATTTTACTTTGAAATAAGGGTAAACGATATACCCATTTTTAACGGTGTTAAAGCTGAATAA